The sequence TGCACCATCATCTGGAACAATGGCAGCTAACATCAGCTGAGTGCTCACCACATGCCAACCTCCTTCTAACCACTAAACATGTAAGAATGCTTTCATGTACACCACAATCCTTTGAGATTACTACTATGCTTATCCTGTCAGAAAACTGAGATGCAGCCAGTATAAGTCACTAGTCCAGAGCACACCCTGCGTGACTGAGCCGGGATTGAGCCCAGGCCTTCTGGCTCCAGGGCCCACACTCTCCATTGCTGCTCTGCACTCCCTGCCCTTACAAGGTCCTCTGGATAAGGGCCATTCAAGAGGAGCAGATACAATTCAAGTGCAGAATCGGGTTGGGGAAGATGCAGCCTGCTCAGACCTAGTCCAGGCAGACCAGCTGGGCTGCCCAAGAAGAAGCAAAACAGTTGTGGAATTTGTTCCTCTTTTTGCATATGACCCAGCTCTGGCAACAGAGCTAAAGGCATCTTTTGAGTAGTGGAAAAACAGTGAGTGACATCACGGGCACTGCCAGGCCTTTATCAGATCTGCCAGATAAAGATCAAACCACACTTGCTCTAGAGGACACCACAAGGCACCAGAGGACCTGGGCTCTCGAATAAGCAGGTGAGCATGGGGCCTACAGGAAGGTGTAGAGGATGGGCAAGTAGGTAGAACTGGCATTTTGCTGCATTCTATGCTGAGGAAATAGAATGGTTCAGAAGATGGGCAGGCTGTCGGGGAAAGCACCAGGAGAAGCTGGGGCTTGAGGCAATGTTTCATGCTAAGAGTTGAGATGCTGCTGGGAAAGGGCCAGAAGGTCCCCTCACACACACcgactctttccctctcttccccaAGTGGCCATCACCATGGGCACAGGCCCGGAACAATCCTTCTCTCCTGGAAATCACTGGCTCTACTTCTCCGTGTACCTCTTCACCTTCCTCGTGGGGCTGCCCCTCAACCTGGTGGCCCTGGTGATCTTCGTGGGCAAGCTGCGTCGCCGCCCAGTGGCTGTGGACGTGCTCCTGCTCAATCTGACCCTCTCGGACCTGCTCCTGCTGATCTTCCTGCCAGTCCGCATGGTGGAGGCGGCCAGTGGCATGCTCTGGACCATGCCCTTCTTCCTCTGCCCCTTCTCCGGATCCCTCTTCTTCACCACCATCTATCTCACCTCCCTATTCCTGGCAGCCGTGAGCATCGAGCGCTTCCTGAGCGTGGCGCACCCCGTGTGGTACAAGGCCCGGCCAAGACCGAGACAGGCTAGTCTGGTCAGTGGGGCCTGCTGGCTCATTGCCACCGCCCACTGCAGCTTGGTCTACATTATTGAATTCTCAGGGGGCTCCTCCCAAAGTCAGAGTGCCAATGGAACCTGTTACCTGGAGTTCCGGAAGGACCAGCTGGCCATTCTCCTGCCTGTCCGGCTAGAGATGGCAGTGGTCCTTTTTGGGGTGCCCCTCCTCATCACCTGCTACTGCTACAGCCGCCTGGTGTGGATCCTCGGCAGGGGAGCCAGCCATCGCCGGCGGAAGAGGGTGGCAGGGCTTGTAGCAGCCACGCTGCTCAACTTCCTCGTCTGCTTTGGGCCCTTCAGTATGTCCCATGTTGTGGGCTATATCCAGGGCAAAAGCCCGTCCTGGAGAAGCTACGTGCTGCTCCTCAGCACCCTGAATTCCTGTGTTGACCCCCTTGTCTACTACTTTTCATCGTCTGAGTTCCAAGCGGACTTTCACAGGCTGCTGAGGAGGGTGGCTGTGGCCTGTGGGCCTTGGAGGCTGGAAGGCAACGTGGAACTGAAGGCGAATGAAGGAGAGCGGCAGCTGCAGGAGCTGTCCAATGTGGAGAAAAGGTAGTAGACCCTAAGGGGCTGTGGAACCCGGTGGAATGAGCTACTCTTGGCCGCAAGCCACTTTCCATGAACTTCTGAGTGTAAAGGAGAAGTTAGAGCTGTGACTAGGGTCTGAGGGAGCTTTCTAGAGGCTTTTGATGGTGGAGGGGAAGATCCACAGCTCAGAGCAGTTCTACCCGGCAGGAGTGAGCGCTGGGATCCTGGGATGAGGGGCATCCTGCTCTCAATGGAGCTTTTCCAGGAAGTTTCTGTTGCTCCATCTATTCAGATCTTCAGGGACATATATgacaaatggcagaagaaaaaactGTCCAATAAATTTGTTAGCAAACAAAAGAGAATGGTCTTTCCTCATTCTCCTGCACCTCTTTATAGTGAACTTGGGTCAGTGGAATTGGTGCGTGGAAGGATAAAAGAGCCATAAGTTGCAGAAAAGAGCTAAATGACAAGATGCCAACACCCTGAGAGAGGACCTGGGTGGGATTGATAAAAATAACAGCCAACCCATCTTAAAGGGCATGACCTTCCTCCATCCTCTCATGGTCCTGTGGTAGGTACAATTACTATCCTCTTTTACAAGCCAGGACATAAGCACAGAGGGGAAGTCTCTTGCCTGGGGCATAGGGCTGGTAAGTGATTGAAGCAGGACTGAAGCTGGACTGAAGCTGGTATTTGGCTCTGGAGCCCGTGCTCCCAGCCTTCAGCTGCATATCAACTGCTGTGACCCGGCCCCACCACACGCCCAAAGCCAAGGAGGCCATCTGGCCAGCAGTCAAATGTCAGCAGTTCAGGATGAGGCAGAGAACTAGGAGATCGACTACCTGTGTTGTTGGGTTCTCTTCCCAGTAAAAATACCcttgtgaaaaaataaattcagatcATCAGTCAGCATGGTGACTTTAGGGTTCTACAAACATAGACGTGTTTTCCTAGAGCTATTTTCATCCCAAACTTCATcatttaggaagttttcatttTCCACTGGTCCAAGCAAACCAGCTGGGTGAGGACCTGCCGTGCCCaacaaggaaatgagagaaatgCTGGCACCTATTGGCACTCCGTCAGCATTCTTCATGAGcagttattgagcacctgctctggGCAGCTGGCTGAGCTGAGAAGTTCAGCCTGTTCAAAAGTCTCCTGATGTCTTTAgcatctgctttcttcctgaggctcAGGTGACTGGGAGAATGagggctgtgggtgggagacAACTTGGGTGGGAAGACAGAGACCCTGTCTCTGTGGAGGGATGAGGCCTGAGGTGCCGATGGCTCGTGTGTGTCCCAAGGCCCTGATTCCTGGTGGTTGCGAAGAAGTTGATGGAACATGGGCCTTCAGAgtcagagagggaagaagggtgACATAATGGGGTGTCACAGGAACGTTTCCTGCGATCCCAAAATTGGTAACAAGGACCCAGATCAGAGGACAAAGAGGAACTGAAAACAGTAAGATCAGGAGTCTTATCCCCACCCCGGGTTTAATAAGAGGAATCAGAGGCAGCTTATCTGGCTTTGCAGCACCACCCCACCCAACACGATCCCCACCCAGTCCTCCTCACTCAGTCTGTAGGAACAAAAGAAGAGGCAGGTGGGAGGACGAAAAGTCATCTGAAGCTGGGGCAAAGGTCTGGTGATGATGAAAGGAGTGAAAAGGCTCTTTCCTGTCCCCCTGAGGCCAAGGCAAAGGCCTCTCAGAGAGAGGCAGACAATAGGAGGAAGGAGGGTGTATTTTATCCAAGCAggggagagaaggcagagagGCCGGGGCAAGAGAGTATGTGTGAGTGATGCAGCACATGTGAGTATAAGTCTCCCATGGGTGAGGGGACCTCCAGTCAAGGTGGGAATGCTGGGGTGCCAGAGGGCTTCTATCCTGGGTTGGACCTTCCAACGAAGTGACCAAAAGGACTCAGACTGTAGCTGTAGAAGAAAGCCAGCCACTGCACCCCTGAACCACAGAGGACCCCACAGGCACTCAACACTATCTAGATGCTCTTTCTCTTCCTAGTCTCACTGACGtatctttaaaaagcaaagttTCTAACATTCTGATTTTAGAGAACAAGGTTTCTCATCATTAGATTATTTTgatacactttttttaaaaaaactttgtaaAAGTTCTGGGAGGAAAGAATTGATGGGCACAATGTAGAAATATCATTTCCTTCCTAGAGGAAAAATCTGGGGTAACATAATCTGGAAGATAGATGGGATGGACAGAGTAAACTGATCCTTCAATGTCACAGATTCTCTAGGACACAGGTCAAGTTTAAGTTTACAGGGGCATGGGGAGTAGAATAGAAACTTGGTATGACCAGTATGACCAGAAACTGAGGGATGCTACCCAAGAAGTCATTAATGAATTGGCCAAGTCAGTATGACCTGATCGAAGGCAGTGAGTTGCAAAAGCCCTGCATGCTGGTGCCCCTGAAGGTTCACGctgtccagtaaaccagaggggATGGGAAGTGTGATGTAGGAGGGGGAGCAGGAACGCATCCACTGGGGAAGAGAGGCTGCCCGGAGGCGTTTCATGAGTTTAACACGTCTTCAACTGGAGACTGGACAGCTTGGGAAGCAGCACTCAGGCAGGGCACCTTCCTGGGGGACCCAAGGAAGCTGTGATGCAAAACAGGAGAGGTTGAAATGCTTCAACGGGAGCCTGGCAAGGAAGCAAAACCTAGGCGAGTCAAGGGCCAGGGGAGGATGGAAGGGGGGTGAAGGACAAGGAAATGAGACAAAAGCTAGGAGTCTGCAGAACAGTTCCTAGAATCATCCTGAAGGAGGAAGCAGAGCAGTGACCACAGCAGGAGGACACACTTGAAGACAAGTCAGGGCTTAGTCCTGGAAGAGGGCAACTGGAGGTGAGGCCTGGGCCTGCACGGAGGAAACAGAGAGAATGAAATGGTGTGAGAAAGTGCTTGACTTTTAACCTTCCCCTCCTGACAGGAGTAATTATTATGATTACAAAAGCCA is a genomic window of Dasypus novemcinctus isolate mDasNov1 chromosome 18, mDasNov1.1.hap2, whole genome shotgun sequence containing:
- the LOC101410652 gene encoding free fatty acid receptor 3-like gives rise to the protein MGTGPEQSFSPGNHWLYFSVYLFTFLVGLPLNLVALVIFVGKLRRRPVAVDVLLLNLTLSDLLLLIFLPVRMVEAASGMLWTMPFFLCPFSGSLFFTTIYLTSLFLAAVSIERFLSVAHPVWYKARPRPRQASLVSGACWLIATAHCSLVYIIEFSGGSSQSQSANGTCYLEFRKDQLAILLPVRLEMAVVLFGVPLLITCYCYSRLVWILGRGASHRRRKRVAGLVAATLLNFLVCFGPFSMSHVVGYIQGKSPSWRSYVLLLSTLNSCVDPLVYYFSSSEFQADFHRLLRRVAVACGPWRLEGNVELKANEGERQLQELSNVEKR